Part of the Methanobrevibacter boviskoreani JH1 genome is shown below.
TGGTTCACCAAGGCCTAAAGGAAATACTTCTACCTTAGTGAAACATTTTAAGGAAGGAGCGGAAGAATCTGGAAATGAGGTAACGGTCTTTAATTTAGATTCTATGAATATTTCTGGATGTAAAGGCTGTTTCGGTGGAAATATTAAAGATTCCAATAGTCCTTGTGTTCAAAAAGATGATATGGATAAAATTTATCCGGTTTATAAAGATGCAGATATTGTAGTATTAGCTTCTCCATTATATTACTGGAATTTATCAGGACAACTAAGAACGGCATTTGACCGTTTATTTGCAGTTGAAGAAACTGTTCCAAATTGGAGGTCACATGAAAAAGGAGCCATTTTATTAATGGCTGCTGGGGGAGATGCTTTTGATATAGCTGTCCAATATTATAAAACTCTACTTGAACACTTAAATTGGAAAAACTTAGGAATAATTTTAGCAGGTGGTGTTAATAATATAGGTGATATTGAAGGTAGTAATAAATTAAATGAAGCAAAAGAATTAGGTGCTTCATTAAAATAGTTCAATTGAAAATTCTTTTAAGAATTTTTCATCTCAATTAAAAAATTAGTTCTAGAAAAACAGATTAAATTAATTTTAAAACAATTAATATTTTATTTAAGTTAAAAATATATTCTTCTTCGTTAATTTTTAACTAATAATTTTAATCATTAAATAGGTATGTGACAATAATTAGATTTTAATTATTAAATAAAAGGTTAATATGTTTAAAATTATTTTAATCTTAAAAATAGTAAATTGACTTTATTAGAAACGCCTTTTAAATGTATGTAAGTTAGAAGATAAAAATATTTTAATATGTCCTATATATCCTTATCATTCTTTTAGTTTACATATATTTAATTAATATTCTTGTTTTGGCTGTTTATGGTAGTTTGTTTGTTTTTTGCATGGTTTATGTATTTTTTATCTTTTTTTTTGAATGGTATGTCGTTTATATTTTTTTATATTTTTTTTTATTGAGACTACTTATTCATGGTTTTTTCAATATTGTTTGGATGTATAAAACCAGATCTTATCATATGGTCTGCTAAAACCATGGCTATTGAGGATTCGCTAACAGTTGTAATACGTGGACATATGCATGGATCATGACGTCCCTTTATATTGATTATGCAATTCTCTTTCTTTTCATAATCAATAGTTTCCTGGTCTATGGATATGGAAGGTGTAGGTTTAACTGCAATTCTTGTGATTATTGGCATTCCATTAGATATTCCTCCGAGAATTCCCCCTGAACTATTGGTTTTTGTATATACCTTTCCGTCTTCATAATAGAATTCATCATTGATTTCTGAGGCTGATGCCCTTGCAACATCAAAACCAAAACCGACCTCAACTCCTTTAACTGCGCCTATGTTCATTAGGGACTGTGCAATATCCCCATCAAGTTTACCGAATACCGGTTCACCTATTCCTGCAGGGACATTGGTAGCTATTGTTTCAACTATGCCTCCAACGGAATCTCCTTCGGCTTTTTTTGATAGGATTAATTCTTCCATAGCTTTTGCAGCATCTTGGTCTCCACATCTTACAGGGTTTAACTCAACTTCCTTTTCAATCTCATCAATATCTGTACTGTGTGCTAAGATATCTCCAATTTGAACTACATGGGATATTACTTTAATTCCATATGTGTCTTTAAGTAGTTTTTTAGCTATTGCTCCACCAATTACATGTCCAATGGTTACTCTTCCACTTCCACGGCCTCCACCATTATAGTTATAATTTCCGTATTTCATTCTCCAGCCATAATCCCCGTGTCCTGGTCGTGGTGTGTTTTTAATGTTTTCATAGTCTTTTGATCTTTGATTGTTATTGTAAACTACTCCACATATAGGTGTCCCATCAGTTTTACCATTGAAAACTCCAGACAATAATTCAATTTTATCTGATTCTTTACGTGGGCTTGTTATTTTACTTGTTCCAGGTTTTCTTTTGTTTAATTCCTTTTGAATATCCTCTTCACTTAATTCAAGATTAGCTGGACAACCATCAACTATTGCTCCAATAGCTTTTCCATGACTGGTTCCGAAACTAGTAGTTGTAAATATTTTTCCAGTTGTATTTGACATGTTATACCTTTTTGAATATTTTAATAATTTTGAGAAAATAATTGTTTTTTATAATATATTATATAATTAATATTTATAAAATTCTTATTAAAATTTTTATATTTTTTAAATAATCTTTTTAGCTTTATTTTACCGATTTAATATTTAATTATCGTTATTTTTTAAAAATAAATATTTCTTCTGATTTTAATTTTGCCATATTGATCTAAAACCACTAACTTTTCATTTATATTGCTTTGGTGTTTTTAATGGTTTTATTTAATATAGGTATCTTCTCATGAATTTTAACGGATTTTTATATGGATAATTTATTTTGAAATCATCGGATAATTTTAAACAAATATTAAAATATTGTATTTTTTTTATAATTTGGCTGTTTTTTTCATATTTTAAATGAATTTTGTATAAAATAATTAATTTTTTTAAATCATTAACTTTATATATGATTATTGTGTTATATAATATTGAGTTTAAAATATATTGGATTTTTACTAAACACGTTATTCATTTCTTTTTTACTCCTTATTCATCGAACCTATGTTTTTTTCCAATATTTTTTAAACTCCATTTGATTTACGCTTTTTTATTTTTTTAAGTTTAATGCTTCTTTTAATTTATTGATTAATTAATATTTTTTAATTCTTAAACTAACCTGATTTATTTTATTTTTCTAAAAATCACTTTTTTAACTTATTAATTCATTAATATTCTTG
Proteins encoded:
- a CDS encoding flavodoxin family protein; its protein translation is MVLNGSPRPKGNTSTLVKHFKEGAEESGNEVTVFNLDSMNISGCKGCFGGNIKDSNSPCVQKDDMDKIYPVYKDADIVVLASPLYYWNLSGQLRTAFDRLFAVEETVPNWRSHEKGAILLMAAGGDAFDIAVQYYKTLLEHLNWKNLGIILAGGVNNIGDIEGSNKLNEAKELGASLK
- the aroC gene encoding chorismate synthase; translated protein: MSNTTGKIFTTTSFGTSHGKAIGAIVDGCPANLELSEEDIQKELNKRKPGTSKITSPRKESDKIELLSGVFNGKTDGTPICGVVYNNNQRSKDYENIKNTPRPGHGDYGWRMKYGNYNYNGGGRGSGRVTIGHVIGGAIAKKLLKDTYGIKVISHVVQIGDILAHSTDIDEIEKEVELNPVRCGDQDAAKAMEELILSKKAEGDSVGGIVETIATNVPAGIGEPVFGKLDGDIAQSLMNIGAVKGVEVGFGFDVARASASEINDEFYYEDGKVYTKTNSSGGILGGISNGMPIITRIAVKPTPSISIDQETIDYEKKENCIINIKGRHDPCICPRITTVSESSIAMVLADHMIRSGFIHPNNIEKTMNK